From a single Sphingobium lignivorans genomic region:
- a CDS encoding DNA methyltransferase, whose protein sequence is MSSITLYEGDNRESLRRLIDQGVRVHSVVTDPPYGLVSTVKRFGKEGSAAAKSNGPTGVFKRASGGFMNQQWDASGIERDPEFWKLIYDILLPGGYVLAFSSPRTGHWQACAMEMAGFVMHPFFGWVYGTGMPKGHKFQLGAADGWQYGAQATKPALEPIYFAQRAFSEKNGTSNWCKHGVGGINIDGCRVETVGGVGRIPANLLHDGSADVVAMFPDSKGQLARSSSSESRENQNTYGEMRRGAPGAEMEPRGDSGSAARFFNGFPLSEDDIDMMIELGLVESIESNPIFYHAKAGKADRAGSKHPTVKPKRLMQWLCRLVTPPGGTILDPFAGSGTTGAAAQEEGFDCILMEADLTYVTDIRKRFGISCRDIFTSFDYEFDEIIGGEGASSEFDDILV, encoded by the coding sequence ATGAGCAGCATCACCCTTTACGAAGGCGACAACCGCGAGTCTTTGCGTCGCCTGATCGACCAGGGTGTGCGCGTGCATTCTGTCGTCACGGATCCGCCATATGGTCTGGTCTCGACCGTCAAGCGGTTCGGGAAGGAGGGCAGCGCTGCCGCCAAGTCGAACGGGCCGACCGGCGTTTTCAAGCGCGCGTCCGGCGGCTTCATGAACCAGCAGTGGGACGCGTCCGGCATCGAGCGCGACCCCGAGTTCTGGAAGCTGATCTACGATATCCTGCTGCCAGGTGGCTACGTGCTGGCCTTCTCGTCTCCGCGCACCGGCCACTGGCAGGCCTGCGCCATGGAGATGGCGGGTTTCGTCATGCATCCGTTCTTTGGGTGGGTTTATGGAACAGGAATGCCAAAGGGGCACAAATTCCAACTCGGGGCAGCCGATGGATGGCAGTACGGAGCGCAGGCCACAAAGCCTGCGCTTGAGCCTATCTATTTTGCGCAGAGGGCGTTCAGCGAGAAAAACGGGACGTCGAATTGGTGCAAGCATGGAGTTGGCGGAATAAATATCGACGGTTGTCGAGTCGAAACGGTCGGTGGCGTCGGACGCATTCCAGCCAACTTGCTTCACGACGGCTCGGCCGATGTCGTCGCGATGTTTCCGGACTCCAAGGGACAACTCGCACGCAGCAGCAGCAGCGAGTCCCGCGAGAACCAGAACACCTACGGCGAGATGCGTCGCGGCGCGCCGGGCGCAGAGATGGAACCGCGAGGCGACAGCGGCAGCGCGGCCAGGTTCTTCAACGGCTTCCCGCTGAGCGAGGACGACATCGACATGATGATCGAACTCGGACTGGTCGAATCGATCGAATCAAATCCGATCTTCTACCACGCCAAGGCAGGCAAAGCCGATCGCGCCGGATCAAAGCATCCGACAGTGAAGCCGAAGCGTCTCATGCAGTGGTTGTGCCGCCTCGTAACGCCACCGGGCGGTACGATCCTGGACCCATTCGCTGGCAGTGGAACCACCGGCGCCGCTGCGCAGGAGGAAGGCTTCGACTGCATTCTGATGGAGGCTGATCTAACATATGTTACTGACATTCGAAAAAGATTCGGCATATCCTGCAGGGATATTTTCACCTCGTTCGATTACGAATTTGACGAGATCATCGGGGGAGAGGGGGCGTCGTCGGAGTTCGACGATATTCTGGTCTAG
- a CDS encoding Ig domain-containing protein — protein sequence MFGTLGTGGASGVSTRARNVRVAANSTGIVYTVRRLLGSTSTISLTAATNANLSLDGDNIEAESGIALNETQKAVVREELGDQAVEYAVNVTGIPALVDLTISPDTVVNGVETEIDIVGAAAGSTITGAVPAGLTLNSGSRTITGTPSASGTYEITLVETLAGAIGSPRVSTITLTVETVEPPAAMTIDTITPGPGSLTLGVTEGAAGDAPITDHRIYLSFDGIDFFLFDTRAPATEHELTGLAGYGEVHIYVTALNIGGEGPHSNVVSGTPGATAPLAGTLSLEPGVGEIIARPTSGDDGGSPVTQRVFYIGDTAGTLVRQTPTTVGAEYPFLYAGGTTKYFAFADINIVGEGALSNIVSETSLSSATIPGAFTGPMWDLDNVGDGTSLRAVINGYPSANGSEINDIEYSLDGGVTEISSGGIVDFDIGSLATSVPQNTVIRAVNGVGPGPWSDVKTRAPEVAVDGMRLGMGLAGVSSFSRAIPFRNILWTAANWSKDEPSMSGTISRGFVTGTTGYSDTFYRLIKKDTVATALKTGTYHVLQLTEGPKASLRVNVSGQPNGAWYTSDFTFEVVGGQNQVMLNLRGDLTHQIAIVHADDLAAYLAGGADKEFTPEFIEAIQACNLTGPLRMMDWLGTNGNFIREWSQRTALTDNARSFGMMPYEIVIDACNLLGLDLWLNIPGMASNDYVANLIALIKTRLDPALKVHVELHNEIWNNGDAFLMNTLWFTYADYTRYNTPRVEGEDAYYLEGHGFADLDPVAVWYGPAQNGTYNMVLRVIDENKFRFQRSGSPNPASGTGNAVFVRTNEAGKSPNHNGNIGYAVRSMEIWALFDDEVDGLGRARVIHEMGSMLTNSSGVAKQRVQQPGALAALDHLSVAPYNRTYYVWGNCVDVSDGAMTLKSWLGFPGSGSAARTIKALVYEPGSVPTTRQLINGTGAGFVATRDIAVPASPADFVAGTAITGLDNTKAYEVFFVYESRWVAHKSITPNSTRTEGVMEDFKDHLYRSRSHLWGTIVKALDDNIALIGDKPLSLYEGNKDDQTSAEMPPLMEQYIAEMVDSDVGSDYFMEILKACATRNVDVACWFTDLTANWYGVFDLFSSYLDYDSPRQQKLAAFNGVVPRDQALIVANPSDITLNSAPGSYPHLLLTMPDDSLTYRFAGSNVDGYFAWLGNQLYLTGDVGLNWSIVNDIALSCDAYSDNSGANFSVRCLLGGSWASPYSVFVFDAEEDADTAALNPIVGGTLALTGTAATYDSTNKMWNFNAAGRYSNTSTATSATVSKSLPLFIAMVLDKDDQNEGFTRTVARFGNVTNSVVFERTGANLLRARWVDNDAGFNVAMNCHSAMPSGKLVAWTFRAADGRIYAGYNSSGANHTSSSLYLGSSTAFPREVSIGGTSSSTESRMKHGSIVIVSQADLDLTSVLLHVATLEAKELA from the coding sequence ATGTTCGGAACGCTCGGAACCGGTGGCGCCAGCGGCGTCTCGACGCGTGCGCGCAACGTTCGCGTCGCTGCGAACTCGACGGGCATCGTCTACACCGTGCGCCGCCTGCTCGGCAGCACCTCGACGATTTCTCTGACCGCAGCGACCAATGCGAACCTCAGCCTCGACGGGGACAATATCGAGGCTGAGAGCGGCATCGCGCTGAACGAGACGCAGAAGGCTGTCGTCCGCGAAGAGCTCGGCGATCAGGCCGTCGAATATGCGGTCAACGTCACCGGTATCCCGGCACTGGTCGATCTGACCATTTCTCCGGATACTGTCGTGAACGGCGTTGAGACCGAAATCGATATCGTTGGTGCGGCCGCAGGCTCGACGATCACCGGAGCCGTGCCCGCAGGTCTCACGCTGAACTCGGGATCGCGCACGATCACCGGAACGCCGAGCGCCAGCGGAACATACGAAATCACACTGGTCGAAACGCTCGCCGGAGCCATCGGATCTCCGCGCGTCTCGACGATCACGCTCACCGTCGAGACGGTCGAACCCCCGGCCGCGATGACAATCGATACGATCACGCCCGGTCCCGGTTCGCTGACGCTCGGCGTCACGGAGGGTGCTGCGGGCGACGCTCCGATCACCGATCACCGAATTTACCTGTCCTTCGACGGCATTGATTTCTTCCTGTTCGACACGCGCGCCCCTGCCACCGAACACGAACTGACAGGCCTTGCTGGATATGGCGAAGTCCATATCTACGTCACCGCGCTGAATATCGGCGGCGAAGGTCCACACTCCAATGTCGTCAGCGGGACGCCAGGCGCTACGGCGCCTCTCGCAGGCACGCTGTCCCTCGAACCGGGGGTGGGTGAGATCATCGCGCGTCCGACCAGTGGCGATGACGGCGGTTCCCCTGTGACGCAGCGCGTTTTCTACATCGGCGATACGGCCGGCACTCTTGTTCGCCAGACTCCGACGACTGTCGGCGCCGAATACCCGTTCCTCTACGCTGGTGGCACGACCAAATATTTCGCGTTCGCCGATATCAACATAGTCGGAGAGGGTGCGCTTTCCAATATCGTCAGCGAGACATCTCTGTCCTCGGCGACGATACCGGGCGCATTCACCGGACCGATGTGGGATCTGGACAATGTCGGAGACGGGACGAGCCTGCGCGCCGTCATCAACGGCTATCCTTCTGCAAACGGCAGCGAAATCAACGATATCGAATACTCGCTCGACGGCGGCGTGACTGAAATCAGCAGTGGCGGAATCGTTGATTTCGATATCGGCTCGCTGGCAACCAGTGTTCCTCAAAATACGGTCATTCGCGCAGTCAATGGTGTCGGCCCCGGCCCATGGAGCGACGTGAAGACGCGCGCACCAGAAGTCGCAGTGGATGGTATGCGTCTCGGCATGGGGCTTGCTGGCGTTTCGAGCTTCAGCCGCGCCATTCCGTTCCGCAATATCCTGTGGACTGCTGCCAACTGGTCGAAGGACGAACCTTCGATGTCCGGCACGATCTCGCGCGGGTTCGTCACTGGCACGACGGGCTATAGCGACACATTCTATCGCCTCATCAAGAAGGACACCGTCGCAACAGCTCTCAAGACGGGCACCTATCACGTCCTCCAGTTGACGGAAGGGCCGAAAGCGTCGCTTCGGGTAAACGTCTCTGGCCAGCCCAACGGCGCGTGGTACACGTCGGACTTCACCTTCGAGGTAGTCGGCGGGCAAAATCAGGTAATGCTCAACCTGCGCGGCGATCTGACGCACCAGATCGCTATTGTTCACGCCGACGACCTGGCGGCCTATCTTGCGGGCGGCGCAGACAAGGAGTTCACGCCCGAGTTTATCGAGGCGATCCAGGCGTGCAACCTGACCGGCCCGTTGCGCATGATGGACTGGCTGGGAACCAACGGAAACTTCATCCGCGAGTGGTCGCAGCGCACGGCTCTCACCGACAACGCCCGCTCGTTCGGCATGATGCCCTACGAGATCGTGATCGACGCCTGCAATCTGCTCGGACTCGATCTGTGGCTCAACATTCCCGGCATGGCGTCAAACGACTATGTCGCGAACCTCATTGCCTTGATCAAAACACGCCTCGATCCGGCGCTTAAGGTGCACGTCGAACTGCACAATGAAATCTGGAACAACGGCGACGCGTTCCTGATGAATACGCTGTGGTTCACCTATGCGGACTACACGCGCTATAACACTCCACGGGTCGAAGGCGAGGACGCCTATTATCTCGAAGGCCATGGCTTCGCCGATCTCGATCCGGTCGCGGTGTGGTATGGCCCGGCGCAGAACGGCACCTATAACATGGTGCTGCGGGTCATCGACGAGAACAAGTTCCGCTTCCAGCGCAGCGGCTCTCCGAACCCTGCAAGCGGCACGGGGAATGCCGTTTTTGTGCGCACCAACGAAGCCGGCAAGTCACCGAACCACAACGGCAACATCGGCTATGCTGTCCGGTCCATGGAAATCTGGGCGCTCTTCGACGATGAGGTTGATGGCCTCGGTCGTGCTCGCGTCATCCACGAGATGGGCAGCATGCTCACAAATTCATCGGGTGTCGCCAAGCAGCGCGTTCAGCAACCCGGCGCACTTGCGGCGCTCGATCACCTTTCGGTCGCGCCTTACAACCGGACATACTATGTCTGGGGCAACTGCGTCGACGTGTCCGACGGTGCAATGACGCTGAAATCCTGGCTCGGTTTCCCGGGCAGCGGGTCGGCAGCGCGCACAATCAAAGCACTTGTCTATGAGCCCGGCAGCGTACCGACGACGCGCCAGCTCATCAATGGAACGGGTGCCGGCTTTGTTGCCACTCGCGATATCGCAGTCCCTGCCTCGCCTGCGGACTTCGTTGCCGGAACAGCAATCACTGGCCTCGACAATACGAAGGCCTATGAGGTGTTCTTCGTCTACGAGAGCCGCTGGGTAGCCCACAAGTCCATAACGCCGAACTCCACGCGGACGGAAGGCGTCATGGAGGACTTCAAGGACCATCTATACCGCAGCCGCAGTCACCTGTGGGGCACCATTGTCAAGGCACTGGATGACAATATCGCCCTGATCGGCGACAAGCCCCTATCGCTCTATGAGGGCAACAAGGATGACCAGACGTCGGCCGAGATGCCGCCGCTCATGGAACAGTACATCGCAGAAATGGTCGATAGCGATGTCGGCTCCGATTATTTCATGGAAATTCTGAAGGCCTGTGCAACACGCAACGTGGATGTCGCGTGCTGGTTTACCGACCTCACGGCCAACTGGTACGGCGTGTTCGACCTGTTCTCCAGCTATCTGGACTATGATAGCCCGCGTCAGCAGAAGCTCGCGGCATTCAATGGTGTCGTGCCGCGCGATCAGGCGCTCATTGTGGCGAATCCGTCCGATATTACGCTCAACTCGGCGCCCGGTTCATACCCCCATCTTCTGCTGACGATGCCTGATGATAGCCTGACCTATCGGTTCGCCGGATCCAACGTGGACGGCTATTTCGCCTGGCTCGGAAACCAACTCTACCTGACAGGCGACGTCGGACTGAACTGGTCGATCGTGAACGATATTGCGCTTTCATGCGATGCCTATAGCGACAATTCTGGCGCCAATTTCTCGGTGAGATGCCTGCTTGGTGGAAGCTGGGCCAGCCCGTATTCCGTCTTCGTCTTCGACGCTGAAGAGGATGCCGACACGGCTGCGCTCAATCCGATTGTAGGCGGAACGCTGGCACTTACTGGGACGGCGGCAACTTACGATTCCACCAACAAGATGTGGAATTTCAACGCTGCCGGGCGCTATTCGAACACGTCCACGGCGACGAGCGCTACGGTATCCAAGAGCCTGCCGTTGTTCATCGCGATGGTTCTCGACAAGGACGACCAGAACGAAGGCTTCACCCGCACCGTGGCGCGGTTCGGCAACGTCACAAACAGCGTCGTATTCGAACGCACGGGCGCGAATCTCCTACGTGCACGCTGGGTCGACAACGACGCAGGATTTAACGTGGCAATGAACTGCCACAGTGCCATGCCGAGCGGAAAGCTGGTCGCCTGGACGTTCAGGGCGGCCGATGGAAGAATCTACGCTGGCTATAATTCCAGTGGTGCGAATCACACGTCAAGCAGCCTCTATCTCGGCAGTTCGACAGCGTTCCCCAGAGAAGTCTCCATCGGAGGCACGTCCAGTTCGACGGAAAGCCGGATGAAGCACGGTTCTATTGTCATCGTCTCTCAGGCTGATCTCGATCTTACTTCTGTTCTACTCCATGTCGCCACCCTGGAGGCAAAGGAACTGGCTTAG
- a CDS encoding DUF7220 family protein: protein MKQSRVDSAIEVAVNILIGAAVSLAAQAVIFPLYGIHVGVGSHLGIVAAFTVVSVARQYVIRRICNGRSPYRWARERLGV from the coding sequence ATGAAGCAGTCGCGAGTGGACTCGGCGATCGAAGTGGCGGTGAATATCCTGATAGGCGCCGCCGTGTCGCTGGCCGCCCAGGCTGTGATCTTTCCGCTCTACGGGATCCACGTCGGTGTTGGCTCACACCTCGGCATCGTCGCGGCATTCACCGTGGTTTCGGTCGCGCGGCAGTACGTGATCCGCAGGATTTGCAACGGCCGTTCGCCGTACCGCTGGGCGCGCGAGCGTCTTGGAGTTTGA
- a CDS encoding DUF2312 domain-containing protein gives MSTIGHNSDAVAADQLRLLIERVERLEEEKKGIADDIKDVYLEAKATGYDVKIMRQIIRLRKIPADDRQNAEAILETYMIALGMIE, from the coding sequence ATGAGCACCATCGGACACAATAGCGACGCCGTCGCTGCGGATCAGTTGCGCCTTCTCATCGAGCGCGTCGAGCGCCTGGAAGAAGAGAAGAAGGGCATCGCCGACGACATCAAGGACGTCTATCTCGAAGCCAAGGCCACCGGCTACGACGTCAAGATCATGCGGCAGATCATCCGGCTGCGGAAGATACCGGCGGACGATCGCCAGAATGCGGAGGCTATCCTCGAAACCTACATGATCGCGCTGGGCATGATCGAATGA